A single Triticum dicoccoides isolate Atlit2015 ecotype Zavitan chromosome 2A, WEW_v2.0, whole genome shotgun sequence DNA region contains:
- the LOC119352298 gene encoding heavy metal-associated isoprenylated plant protein 39-like: MAAMKVVLKLDLQHDDTRKRKAIKAVSTLCGIDEIVVDMKDDKMTVVGMVEPVDVVRKLRKRFCTAHMVSASPVKDEGKDGNRKSASTAGPVHLSCYPPHWCPPPHHLNPCYLVHTEEDPNACDIC; the protein is encoded by the exons ATGGCCGCCATGAAG GTGGTGCTGAAGCTGGACCTGCAGCACGACGACACGCGGAAGCGCAAGGCGATCAAGGCCGTCTCCACTCTCTGTG GTATCGACGAGATCGTCGTGGACATGAAGGACGACAAGATGACGGTCGTGGGCATGGTCGAACCCGTCGACGTCGTCCGCAAGCTGCGCAAGCGCTTCTGCACGGCGCATATGGTCTCCGCCAGCCCGGTCAAGGATGAAGGCAAGGACGGCAACAGGAAGAGTGCGAGCACGGCCGGCCCAGTGCACCTGTCGTGCTACCCGCCGCACTGGTGCCCGCCGCCTCACCACCTGAACCCGTGCTACCTCGTCCACACCGAGGAGGACCCCAACGCGTGCGACATCTGCTGA